From the genome of Triticum aestivum cultivar Chinese Spring chromosome 3B, IWGSC CS RefSeq v2.1, whole genome shotgun sequence, one region includes:
- the LOC123065666 gene encoding protein FAR1-RELATED SEQUENCE 5-like — MDPMNNVQMHTSQGGFSTPKKNTNIPLFSSSFIPECDEHLKPKVGMTFEGLEAVEKFYKEYAHQSGFGVRIGQQKKIDNKVVRTKRFMCNREGFKAKDSKETNDPLRKRRKQTDTRCGCDAHIFVRLCGENTYKIDSLIEHHVHGLVSPNKRHLIRSNRRVSERAKNTLYTCHKASIGTSQAYRLLQVSEGGIPNAGCTKRDLQNYYRGLRYKIRDADAQMFVAQLARKQEVNSAFFYDFEVNDEGELVRVFWADATSRKNYSHFGDVISFDSTYTTNQYNMIFAPFTGVKHHLQSVFFGAAFLSNEKDESYIWLFQTFLTAMGGAAPRLIITDEATSIKNGIDKVLPTTVHRLCMWHIMEKVPEKVGPSIREDSDFWTRLNSCVWGSETSTEFESQWNSIITDFGLEENEWLAKRFSIRDTWIPAYFMDISLAGILRTTSRSESANSFFNRFIHRRLAFVEFWLRFDTALECQREEELMADNRSIHTTPQLFTPWTMEKQGSEVFTYEVFEKLQLQIIAARDHCFVQSITQGVGVKNVTLRGRSGKVREVCYDTTSMTANCSCKLFESVGFPCRHIIQVLRIENQNELPSHYIMKRWQKRCKRENVYDEQGNLLEEKPTDALDAATRKKISTVRNKMEELIQKAKHSDEGMDFLTSSVLNIEAPLDQMVPAATQSTRQEEYEAFIGCNIPTEVHIHPPTDVRTVGRCKRIKQGKEIKEGDRKNKDKEGKVKVARLCKTCKQMVFHDSRNCPSKKGKGSVIVQDMQPNSAS; from the exons ATGGATCCTATGAATAATGTTCAAATGCATACGAGCCAGGGAGGATTTAGTACGCCCAAAAAGAACACAAACATACCTCTCTTC TCTTCGTCTTTTATACCTGAATGTGATGAGCATCTGAAGCCTAAAGTGGGTATGACATTTGAAGGACTCGAGGCTGTGGAGAAGTTCTACAAGGAATATGCGCATCAATCAGGTTTTGGTGTTCGCATTGGACAACAAAAAAAGATTGATAATAAGGTGGTCCGTACTAAGCGTTTCATGTGTAATAGGGAAGGATTCAAGGCAAAAGATAGTAAAGAGACTAATGACCCCTTGAGGAAAAGGCGTAAGCAGACAGATACGCGATGCGGTTGTGATGCCCATATCTTTGTTAGACTTTGTGGGGAGAACACCTACAAGATAGACTCACTGATTGAGCACCATGTTCATGGCCTTGTATCGCCTAATAAGCGTCATTTGATCAGATCAAATCGTAGAGTTAGTGAGAGGGCAAAAAATACTTTATACACATGTCATAAGGCAAGTATTGGAACGTCGCAGGCATACAGGCTCCTGCAAGTTAGTGAGGGTGGAATTCCGAATGCTGGGTGCACAAAGAGGGACTTGCAGAATTACTACCGCGGACTCAGGTATAAAATCAGAGATGCAGATGCTCAAATGTTTGTGGCCCAATTAGCTAGAAAGCAGGAAGTGAATTCAGCATTTTTCTATGATTTTGAGGTGAATGATGAGGGGGAGTTGGTGCGTGTGTTCTGGGCGGATGCCACCAGCAGGAAGAACTATAGTCACTTTGGTGATGTGATATCCTTCGATTCTACATACACCACTAATCAGTATAACATGATATTTGCACCATTTACAGGGGTTAAACATCACTTACAAAGTGTCTTTTTTGGTGCTGCATTCTTATCAAATGAGAAGGATGAGTCATACATTTGGTTATTTCAGACCTTCCTAACAGCAATGGGAGGGGCAGCACCTAGACTCATCATAACCGATGAAGCCACTAGCATCAAGAATGGTATTGATAAAGTTCTTCCAACAACTGTGCATAGGTTGTGCATGTGGCATATAATGGAAAAGGTTCCTGAAAAGGTTGGACCTTCGATTAGAGAAGATTCTGATTTTTGGACAAGATTGAACTCGTGTGTTTGGGGTTCGGAAACTTCAACTGAGTTTGAGTCACAATGGAATTCCATCATTACTGATTTTGGGTTGGAGGAAAATGAGTGGTTGGCCAAGAGGTTTAGCATTCGAGACACATGGATACCAGCGTACTTTATGGATATATCTCTAGCAGGCATTCTTCGAACCACTTCAAGATCAGAAAGTGCAAATTCTTTTTTTAACCGCTTCATTCATCGAAGGCTCGCTTTTGTTGAGTTTTGGCTGAGGTTTGACACAGCTTTAGAATGCCAACGTGAGGAAGAATTAATGGCAGACAACAGAAGCATACATACCACCCCTCAACTATTTACACCATGGACAATGGAGAAACAAGGTAGTGAGGTATTCACATATGAGGTGTTCGAGAAACTTCAGCTACAAATTATTGCTGCTAGAGACCATTGTTTTGTTCAGAGTATTACACAAGGTGTGGGGGTAAAAAATGTGACCCTGAGAGGTCGGTCTGGTAAAGTTAGGGAGGTTTGCTATGACACTACAAGCATGACAGCAAACTGTTCGTGCAAGTTGTTTGAGTCAGTCGGTTTTCCATGTCGCCATATTATCCAAGTGTTGAGGATTGAAAACCAAAATGAGCTTCCCAGCCACTACATTATGAAAAGATGGCAGAAGAGGTGCAAAAG GGAGAATGTTTATGATGAACAGGGAAACCTACTAGAAGAAAAACCCACGGATGCACTGGATGCGGCCACGAGAAAGAAGATTTCAACTGTACGCAATAAGATGGAAGAACTTATTCAAAAGGCGAAGCATTCAGATGAAGGCATGGACTTCTTAACATCAAGTGTTTTGAACATTGAGGCGCCTTTGGACCAAATGGTCCCTGCAGCTACCCAAAGCACTAGGCAAGAGGAATATGAGGCTTTTATTGGTTGCAATATTCCAACCGAAGTTCATATACATCCGCCAACGGATGTTCGTACCGTGGgaagatgcaaaagaataaagcaAGGAAAGGAGATTAAGGAGGGGGATCGGAAAAATAAGGACAAAGAAGGGAAGGTAAAGGTCGCACGCTTGTGCAAGACGTGCAAGCAAATGGTGTTTCATGATAGTCGTAATTGTCCAAGCAAAAAAGGGAAAGGGAGTGTGATTGTGCAAGATATGCAGCCAAATAGTGCTTCCTGA